Part of the Arachis hypogaea cultivar Tifrunner chromosome 6, arahy.Tifrunner.gnm2.J5K5, whole genome shotgun sequence genome, GAGGAGGAGAACTCCCCGAAGAAGTCACTCCACAATTAGATAGTCCTTAAGGGGAAAACAGGGAGGCGCCAATAAGGCGACGGTATCCCCTGATTTACACCCAACCCACAAGGTGACAAGCCGCCGAAGAGAACCGAGAAGGTGATAGAGAGAGACCGAAGAGAACACGACGTCACGTAATCATGGGAGCAACCTCTTTCCATCATTCTATCCTCGAGGTCCGGCTACCGAAGCACTTCGATAAGCCAACGGATATGAGGTATGATGGGACCCAAGACCCGCAAGAGCATCTAACGGCCTTCAAGGCTAGGATGATTCTAGAAGGGGTAGGCGACGAGGTGAGGTGTTGCGCCTTACCGGTCACCTTGGCAGGGCCTGCCATTCGATGGTTCAACAACCTCCCACAATGTTCTATGGTCGCGTTTTCAGACATCACCCGCGCCTTCCTGGCCCAGTTTACTACCCGCATTGCAAAGGCAAAACACCCGATCAACCTCCTCGGGGTGACGCAACAAACCAGAGAGCCGACCAGGAAATACCTAGACAGGTTCAACGACGAGTGCTTGGAGATCGACGGCCTAACTGACTCAGTGGCCAGTCTATGTTTGACGAATGGGTTGCTGAATGAGGATTTCAGGAAGCACCTTACCACCAAGCCCGTATGGACGATGCAGGAAATCCAAAACGTGGCCAGGGAGTATATCAATGATGAAGAAGTCAGTAGGGTTGTGGCAGCCAACAAGGGGCAGCCCGCGTACAACCAACCTTGTCAGCACAGTAGCGGGGAAAGGCCGAAGGATCACTCCAAGGACGGAGTTCCGGCAAAGACCTCCAGGCCATTCCCCCGGGTCGGTAGGTTTACCAATTACACCCCCCTGGTAGCACCGATTGTCGAGGTCTATCAGCAGATAGCCGATAAGGCCATTCTGTCGAAGCCCCAACCTCTAAAGAACAGGACCGGAGGGAACAAAAACCTCTATTGTGATTACCATAAGGGCTTTGGTCACAAGACACAAGACTGTTTTGATCTTAAAGACGCCTTGGAACAGGCAATCCGAGATGGCAAGCTGGCGAAACTATCCCATCTGATAAGGGAACCGAGAAGGCGCGACAGGGACCGACCTGGTGACGGCCAGGATCGGGCCGTGAGACAAAGACGGGAACCCGAAGAGGATAGTGAAAGAGGACTCACGGTCATGAATGTTGTAGTTGGTAGGGACGCCGCCCCCAGGTCAAGGTCGGCATGTAGAAAGGATGCCAAAGTTTTGGCAGCATCCTCATCCAATGCCACACCCTCCCCCAGGAAAGTACCATTAATCTTGTTTGGACCTGAAGACTAATGGATTGAAAGCCTGCAGGAAAACCCCTCTATGGTCATGACGGCCAGGGTGGGAACCGGGCTGGTTAAGCGAATCCTGGTGGATACCGGTGCAGATTCGAACATCATATTTCGCAACGTATTCGATGCCCTAGGTCTCTGAGATACCGACCTAAagacccaccagcacggtgtggtcGGTCTTGGGGACAATTTCATTAAGCCTGATGGGATAGTCTCCCTGCCGGTCTCTATAGGAAGTGGCTGGGAAAGGAGGACTGTGATGGCGGAGTTCGTCGTTTTGAGGGACTCCATGGCTTACAACATCATCATGGGCAGGGAAACCATCAATAAGCTCAGATCAATAATCTACACCAAGCTGCTGGTAATGATGTTTGTTTCTGATAATGGGTCGATTGGATCTATCAAAAGAGATTTAGAAACGGAAGTCGCATGCGACAATGCCAGCCTCTCCCTAAGAAAGAAATCCAAGGAAGCAGCCGGGGTCTTTTTGGCCGACCTGGACGTAAGAGTCGATGACAAACCCAGCCCAGAGCCCGAGGGAGACCTCGAGAAAGTCAGGATCAATGACTCGGACGCCAAGTTCACCTTCATAAACAAGAACCTCCCCCATGAGCTAAAGGGACCACTGGTGGAGACAATTCAGAAAAAACGACGACCTGTTCACCTGGActccagccgacatgccggggatTGACCCCAAGGTCATGTCGCACCACCTAGCGGTGAGAGCGGAGGCTAAGCCAGTGGCACAGAGGAGGAGGAAAATGTCCCAAGAGAGAGCCGAAGAAGTGGCTAGGCAGACGACCGGCCTCTTAGAGGCGGGATTCATCTGAGAGCTAGAATACTCGACATGGCTATCAAAAGTTGTCTTGGTCAGGAAACCTAGCGGAAAATGGAGAATGTCTATATACTATTCTgacctcaacaaagcatgccccaaggaCTCTTTCCCCCTCCCCAATATTGATGCACTGGTGGACGCGGCCACGGGA contains:
- the LOC112805396 gene encoding uncharacterized protein — its product is MGATSFHHSILEVRLPKHFDKPTDMRYDGTQDPQEHLTAFKARMILEGVGDEVRCCALPVTLAGPAIRWFNNLPQCSMVAFSDITRAFLAQFTTRIAKAKHPINLLGVTQQTREPTRKYLDRFNDECLEIDGLTDSVASLCLTNGLLNEDFRKHLTTKPVWTMQEIQNVAREYINDEEVSRVVAANKGQPAYNQPCQHSSGERPKDHSKDGVPAKTSRPFPRVGRFTNYTPLVAPIVEVYQQIADKAILSKPQPLKNRTGGNKNLYCDYHKGFGHKTQDCFDLKDALEQAIRDGKLAKLSHLIREPRRRDRDRPGDGQDRAVRQRREPEEDSERGLTVMNVVVGRDAAPRSRSACRKDAKVLAASSSNATPSPRKVPLILFGPED